One part of the Arabidopsis thaliana chromosome 1 sequence genome encodes these proteins:
- the XW6 gene encoding Ribosomal protein S5 family protein (XW6; FUNCTIONS IN: structural constituent of ribosome; INVOLVED IN: translation; LOCATED IN: cytosolic small ribosomal subunit, plasma membrane, chloroplast, membrane; EXPRESSED IN: guard cell, pollen tube, leaf; CONTAINS InterPro DOMAIN/s: Ribosomal protein S5, eukaryotic/archaeal (InterPro:IPR005711), Ribosomal protein S5, N-terminal (InterPro:IPR013810), Double-stranded RNA-binding-like (InterPro:IPR014720), Ribosomal protein S5, C-terminal (InterPro:IPR005324), Ribosomal protein S5 domain 2-type fold (InterPro:IPR020568), Ribosomal protein S5 (InterPro:IPR000851), Ribosomal protein S5 domain 2-type fold, subgroup (InterPro:IPR014721), Ribosomal protein S5, N-terminal, conserved site (InterPro:IPR018192); BEST Arabidopsis thaliana protein match is: Ribosomal protein S5 family protein (TAIR:AT1G59359.1); Has 10515 Blast hits to 9714 proteins in 2923 species: Archae - 262; Bacteria - 5279; Metazoa - 1538; Fungi - 549; Plants - 325; Viruses - 26; Other Eukaryotes - 2536 (source: NCBI BLink).) has product MAERGGEGGAERGGDRGDFGRGFGGGRGGGRGRDRGPRGRGRRGGRASEETKWVPVTKLGRLVADNKITKLEQIYLHSLPVKEYQIIDHLVGPTLKDEVMKIMPVQKQTRAGQRTRFKAFVVVGDGNGHVGLGVKCSKEVATAIRGAIILAKLSVVPVRRGYWGNKIGKPHTVPCKVTGKCGSVTVRMVPAPRGSGIVAARVPKKVLQFAGIDDVFTSSRGSTKTLGNFVKATFDCLQKTYGFLTPEFWKETRFSRSPYQEHTDFLSTKAVSATKVITEGEDQA; this is encoded by the exons ATGGCggaaagaggaggagaaggcgGCGCAGAGCGTGGCGGTGACCGTGGTGACTTCGGACGTGGATTCGGCGGTGGACGTGGAGGTGGCCGTGGCCGTGATCGTGGTCCAAGAGGCCGTGGAAGACGTGGAGGCCGTGCCTCGGAAGAAACGAAATGGGTTCCAGTGACCAAACTAGGTCGTCTAGTGGCTGACAATAAAATAACGAAGCTAGAGCAGATCTATCTCCATTCTCTCCCAGTAAAGGAGTACCAAATCATAGATCATCTTGTTGGTCCTACGTTGAAAGACGAGGTTATGAAGATCATGCCTGTTCAGAAACAAACCAGAGCTGGTCAAAGGACTAGATTCAAGgcctttgttgttgttggtgatgGTAATGGTCATGTTGGTTTGGGTGTCAAGTGTTCTAAGGAAGTTGCTACTGCCATTAGAGGAGCTATTATTCTTGCTAAGCTCTCTGTTGTTCCGGTGAGGAGAGGTTACTGGGGGAATAAGATTGGGAAGCCACACACTGTGCCTTGTAAGGTTACTGGGAAGTGTGGCTCTGTTACTGTGAGAATGGTTCCTGCTCCGAGAGGTTCTGGTATTGTTGCTGCTAGGGTTCCTAAGAAGGTTCTTCAGTTCGCTGGTATTGATGATGTCTTTACTTCTTCCAGAGGATCTACTAAAACTCTTGGAAACTTTGTcaag GCGACGTTTGACTGCTTACAGAAGACATATGGGTTCCTTACACCAGAGTTCTGGAAAGAGACTAGATTCTCCAGATCGCCCTACCAAGAGCACACTGATTTCTTGTCGACTAAGGCTGTTTCTGCAACCAAGGTTATCACGGAGGGTGAAGACCAAGCTTAA
- a CDS encoding Disease resistance protein (CC-NBS-LRR class) family (Disease resistance protein (CC-NBS-LRR class) family; FUNCTIONS IN: ATP binding; INVOLVED IN: defense response, apoptosis; LOCATED IN: cellular_component unknown; EXPRESSED IN: 8 plant structures; EXPRESSED DURING: 4 anthesis, F mature embryo stage, petal differentiation and expansion stage, LP.08 eight leaves visible, D bilateral stage; CONTAINS InterPro DOMAIN/s: NB-ARC (InterPro:IPR002182), Disease resistance protein (InterPro:IPR000767); BEST Arabidopsis thaliana protein match is: Disease resistance protein (CC-NBS-LRR class) family (TAIR:AT1G58400.1); Has 14341 Blast hits to 13745 proteins in 491 species: Archae - 4; Bacteria - 531; Metazoa - 280; Fungi - 132; Plants - 13314; Viruses - 0; Other Eukaryotes - 80 (source: NCBI BLink).) codes for MAGELVSFGIKKLWDLLSQECEQFQGVEDQVTGLKRDLNLLSSFLKDADAKKHTTAVVRNVVEEIKEIVYDAEDIIETYLLKEKLWKTSGIKMRIRRHACIISDRRRNALDVGGIRTRISDVIRDMQSFGVQQAIVDGGYMQPQGDRQREMRQTFSKDYESDFVGLEVNVKKLVGYLVDEENVQVVSITGMGGLGKTTLARQVFNHEDVKHQFDRLAWVCVSQEFTRKNVWQMILQNLTSREKKDEILQMEEAELHDKLFQLLETSKSLIVFDDIWKDEDWDLIKPIFPPNKGWKVLLTSQNESVAVRGDIKYLNFKPECLAIEDSWTLFQRIAFPKKDASESKVDEEMEDMGKQMLKHCGGLPLAIKVLGGLLAAKYTMHDWERLSVNIGSDIVGRTSSNNSSIYHVLSMSFEELPSYLKHCFLYLAHFPEDHKINVEKLSYCWAAEGISTAEDYHNGETIQDVGQSYLEELVRRNMIIWERDATASRFGTCHLHDMMREVCLFKAKEENFLQIAVKSVGVTSSSTGNSQSPCRSRRLVYQCPTTLHVERDINNPKLRSLVVLWHDLWVENWKLLGTSFTRLKLLRVLDLFYVDFEGMKLPFGIGNLIHLRYLSLQDAKVSHLPSSLGNLMLLIYLNLDVDTEFIFVPDVFMRMHELRYLKLPLHMHKKTRLSLRNLVKLETLVYFSTWHSSSKDLCGMTRLMTLAIRLTRVTSTETLSASISGLRNLEYLYIVGTHSKKMREEGIVLDFIHLKHLLLDLYMPRQQHFPSRLTFVKLSECGLEEDPMPILEKLLHLKGVILLKGSYCGRRMVCSGGGFPQLKKLEIVGLNKWEEWLVEEGSMPLLETLSILDCEELKEIPDGLRFIYSLELVMLGTRWKKKFSVGGEDYYKVQHIPSVEFIGGYLK; via the exons ATGGCTGGAGAACTTGTGTCGTTTGGAATAAAAAAGCTTTGGGACCTACTGAGTCAAGAATGCGAGCAATTTCAGGGAGTTGAAGATCAAGTTACTGGACTAAAACGTGATCTAAACTTGTTAAGCTCTTTTCTAAAAGATGCAGATGCAAAGAAACATACAACTGCGGTGGTGAGAAATGTTGTCGAAGAAATAAAGGAAATTGTTTACGACGCAGAAGATATAATTGAAACATatcttcttaaagaaaaactttgGAAAACAAGTGGAATCAAGATGCGTATCAGAAGACATGCTTGCATTATTTCAGATCGTAGGAGAAATGCATTAGATGTTGGAGGCATACGTACGAGGATCTCGGATGTGATCCGAGATATGCAGAGTTTTGGAGTGCAACAAGCTATCGTTGATGGTGGTTATATGCAACCTCAAGGTGATAGACAAAGGGAGATGCGACAAACGTTTTCTAAGGACTACGAAAGCGATTTTGTGGGGTTGGAGGTAAATGTTAAGAAACTGGTTGGATATTTGGTGGACGAAGAAAACGTTCAAGTGGTTTCCATAACCGGGATGGGTGGTCTAGGTAAAACCACACTTGCTAGACAGGTTTTTAACCATGAGGATGTTAAACATCAGTTTGATAGACTCGCATGGGTGTGTGTCTCACAAGAGTTTACTCGGAAGAATGTATGGCAAATGATCTTGCAGAATCTAACCtctagagaaaagaaagatgaaatctTGCAAATGGAAGAAGCTGAACTCCATGATAAACTCTTTCAGCTATTGGAGACATCTAAATCATTAATTGTCTTTGATGACATATGGAAAGACGAAGATTGGGACCTAATAAAGCCAATATTTCCACCCAATAAAG GTTGGAAGGTgcttcttacttctcaaaaTGAGAGTGTCGCGGTACGTGGGGATATAAAATATCTCAACTTTAAACCAGAATGCCTAGCCATTGAGGATAGTTGGACACTTTTCCAAAGAATAGCATTTCCAAAGAAAGATGCATCTG AATCTAAGGTTGACGAGGAAATGGAAGATATGGGTAAGCAAATGTTAAAACATTGTGGAGGGCTACCATTAGCCATCAAAGTGTTAGGAGGTTTGTTAGCTGCAAAGTACACAATGCATGATTGGGAAAGACTATCCGTAAATATCGGATCTGATATCGTGGGAAGAACCAGCAGTAACAACAGTTCAATATACCATGTATTGTCTATGAGCTTTGAGGAGTTGCCTAGTTATTTGAAACATTGTTTCCTCTACCTGGCCCATTTTCCAGAAGATCATAAGATTAACGTGGAGAAATTGTCTTATTGTTGGGCTGCAGAAGGAATATCCACCGCCGAAGATTATCACAATGGAGAGACCATTCAAGATGTTGGACAGAGCTACCTAGAGGAGTTAGTGAGGAGGAATATGATAATTTGGGAAAGAGATGCTACTGCTTCGAGATTTGGAACTTGTCATTTGCATGACATGATGAGagaagtttgtttgtttaaagcCAAGGAAGAAAACTTCCTACAAATTGCTGTAAAAAGTGTAGGTGTAACCAGCTCCTCGACCGGAAACTCTCAATCTCCTTGTAGATCTCGCAGGCTTGTCTACCAATGTCCAACTACATTACATGTTGAGAGAGATATAAACAATCCAAAACTTAGATCTCTCGTGGTTCTCTGGCATGATTTATGGGTAGAAAATTGGAAGCTATTAGGTACAAGCTTTACAAGGTTAAAACTTCTGAGAGTGTTAGATCTCTTTTATGTAGATTTTGAAGGAATGAAGTTACCTTTTGGCATTGGAAACCTCATCCACTTACGATACTTGAGCTTACAAGATGCTAAGGTATCTCATCTACCTTCTTCTCTAGGAAACCTAATGTTACTGATCTATCTAAATTTAGATGTCGATACGGAATTTATATTCGTGCCGGATGTCTTCATGAGGATGCATGAATTGAGATACCTTAAACTACCGTTACATATGCACAAGAAGACAAGGTTGAGTTTGAGAAATCTAGTAAAGTTGGAGACCTTGGTTTATTTCTCAACATGGCATAGTAGCTCAAAGGATCTATGTGGTATGACCAGATTGATGACTCTTGCTATCAGATTAACTCGTGTGACGAGTACAGAAACTCTATCGGCATCAATAAGTGGACTGAGAAACCTTGAATATCTTTATATTGTGGGTACTCACTctaaaaaaatgagagaagaGGGTATTGTACTGGATTTCATTCATCTCAAACATCTATTGTTGGATTTATATATGCCAAGGCAACAACACTTCCCTTCTCGACTAACATTCGTAAAGCTAAGTGAGTGTGGCTTGGAGGAGGATCCAATGCCTATTCTAGAGAAGCTGCTTCACTTGAAAGgtgttattttattgaaagGCTCTTACTGTGGGAGGAGGATGGTTTGCTCGGGTGGCGGGTTTCCTCAGTTGAAGAAGCTTGAAATAGTTGGACTAAATAAGTGGGAAGAGTGGCTAGTAGAAGAAGGCTCCATGCCACTTCTTGAAACTCTGAGTATTTTGGATTGTGAAGAGTTAAAGGAGATTCCTGATGGGCTGAGATTCATCTATTCTTTAGAGCTTGTGATGTTGGGCACcagatggaagaagaaattttcTGTAGGAGGAGAAGATTATTACAAAGTACAACACATTCCTTCCGTTGAATTCATAGGAGGCTACCTCAAATGA
- a CDS encoding Disease resistance protein (CC-NBS-LRR class) family (Disease resistance protein (CC-NBS-LRR class) family; FUNCTIONS IN: ATP binding; INVOLVED IN: defense response, apoptosis; LOCATED IN: cellular_component unknown; CONTAINS InterPro DOMAIN/s: NB-ARC (InterPro:IPR002182), Disease resistance protein (InterPro:IPR000767); BEST Arabidopsis thaliana protein match is: Disease resistance protein (CC-NBS-LRR class) family (TAIR:AT1G58390.1); Has 15348 Blast hits to 14299 proteins in 466 species: Archae - 2; Bacteria - 339; Metazoa - 861; Fungi - 58; Plants - 13939; Viruses - 0; Other Eukaryotes - 149 (source: NCBI BLink).): MVEAIVSFGVEKLWDRLTQEYEQFQGVEDRIAELKSNLNLLKSFLKDAEAKKNTSQMVRHCVEEIKEIVYDTENMIETFILKEAARKRSGIIRRITKLTCIKVHRWEFASDIGGISKRISKVIQDMHSFGVQQMISDGSQSSHLLQEREREMRQTFSRGYESDFVGLEVNVKKLVGYLVEEDDIQIVSVTGMGGLGKTTLARQVFNHEDVKHQFDRLAWVCVSQEFTRKNVWQMILQNLTSRETKDEILQMEEAELHDELFQLLETSKSLIVFDDIWKEEDWGLINPIFPPKKETIAMHGNRRYVNFKPECLTILESWILFQRIAMPRVDESEFKVDKEMEMMGKQMIKYCGGLPLAVKVLGGLLAAKYTFHDWKRLSENIGCHIVGRTDFSDGNNSSVYHVLSLSFEELPSYLKHCFLYLAHFPEDHNIKVEKLSYCWAAEGILEPRHYHGQTIRDVGESYIEELVRRNMVIAERDVTTLRFEACHLHDMMREVCLLKAKEENFVQIASILPPTANSQYPGTSRRFVSQNPTTLHVSRDINNPKLQSLLIVWENRRKSWKLLGSSFIRLELLRVLDLYKAKFEGRNLPSGIGKLIHLRYLNLDLARVSRLPSSLGNLRLLIYLDINVCTKSLFVPNCLMGMHELRYLRLPFNTSKEIKLGLCNLVNLETLENFSTENSSLEDLRGMVSLRTLTIGLFKHISKETLFASILGMRHLENLSIRTPDGSSKFKRIMEDGIVLDAIHLKQLNLRLYMPKLPDEQHFPSHLTSISLDGCCLVEDPLPILEKLLELKEVRLDFRAFCGKRMVSSDGGFPQLHRLYIWGLAEWEEWIVEEGSMPRLHTLTIWNCQKLKQLPDGLRFIYSIKDLDMDKKWKEILSEGGEEYYKVQHIPSVKFEKDYK, from the exons ATGGTCGAGGCAATTGTTTcatttggagtagaaaagcTTTGGGACCGACTGACCCAAGAATACGAGCAATTTCAAGGAGTTGAAGATCGAATAGCTGAACTAAAAAGTAATCTAAACTTGTTAAAGTCCTTTTTGAAAGATGCAGAAGCCAAGAAAAATACAAGTCAGATGGTGCGACATTGTGTTGAAGAGATTAAAGAAATTGTTTATGATACGGAGAATATGATCGAAACGTTTATTCTCAAAGAAGCAGCCCGAAAAAGAAGTGGCATCATCAGGCGTATCACAAAACTAACTTGCATTAAAGTGCATCGTTGGGAATTTGCGTCCGATATTGGAGGCATAAGTAAGAGGATCTCTAAGGTGATTCAAGACATGCATAGTTTTGGAGTACAACAGATGATTTCCGATGGTAGTCAGTCTTCACATCTActacaagaaagagaaagggagATGCGACAAACGTTTTCTAGGGGTTACGAAAGCGACTTTGTGGGGTTGGAGGTAAATGTTAAGAAACTGGTTGGATATTTGGTGGAGGAAGATGACATTCAAATTGTTTCGGTAACCGGGATGGGAGGTCTTGGTAAAACCACCCTTGCAAGACAAGTTTTTAACCATGAGGATGTTAAACATCAGTTTGATAGACTCGCATGGGTGTGTGTCTCACAAGAGTTTACTCGGAAAAATGTATGGCAAATGATCTTGCAGAATCTAACCTCTAGAGAAACGAAAGATGAAATCTTGCAAATGGAAGAAGCTGAACTCCATGATGAACTCTTTCAGCTATTGGAGACATCTAAatcattaattgtttttgatgacatatggaaagaagaagactgggGCCTAATCAATCCAATatttccaccaaaaaaag AGACTATCGCAATGCATGGAAATAGAAGATATGTCAACTTTAAACCAGAATGCCTAACTATTCTAGAGAGTTGGATACTTTTCCAAAGAATTGCAATGCCAAGGGTAGATGAATCAG AATTCAAGGTTGATAAGGAAATGGAAATGATGGGTAAGCAAATGATTAAATATTGTGGAGGACTACCATTGGCCGTCAAAGTGTTGGGAGGGTTGTTAGCTGCAAAATACACTTTTCATGATTGGAAACGATTATCTGAGAATATTGGATGTCATATCGTGGGAAGAACCGATTTCAGTGACGGTAACAACAGTTCAGTTTACCATGTATTGTCTCTGAGCTTTGAAGAGTTGCCTAGTTATTTGAAGCATTGCTTCCTCTACTTGGCCCATTTTCCAGAAGATCATAACATAAAGGTAGAAAAATTGTCTTATTGTTGGGCTGCTGAAGGAATATTAGAACCTCGACATTACCATGGACAGACTATTCGAGATGTTGGAGAAAGCTACATAGAGGAGTTAGTGAGGAGAAATATGGTTATTGCCGAAAGAGATGTTACGACTTTGAGATTTGAAGCTTGTCATTTGCATGACATGATGAGAgaagtttgtttgttaaaagcCAAAGAAGAGAACTTCGTTCAAATCGCAAGTATCCTCCCTCCAACCGCAAACTCGCAATATCCTGGTACATCTCGCAGATTTGTCTCACAAAATCCTACTACATTACATGTTAGTAGAGATATAAATAATCCAAAACTTCAATCTCTCCTTATTGTATGGGAgaacagaagaaagagttgGAAGCTATTAGGTTCAAGCTTTATAAGGTTAGAACTACTGAGGGTATTAGATCTCTATAAAGCCAAGTTTGAAGGGAGAAATTTACCTTCTGGCATTGGAAAGCTCATCCACTTGAGATACTTGAACTTAGATTTGGCTCGTGTATCTCGTCTACCTTCTTCTCTAGGAAACCTAAGGTTGCTGATCTATCTAGACATAAATGTATGCACGAAATCTCTATTCGTGCCCAATTGCTTGATGGGGATGCATGAATTAAGATACCTTAGACTACCATTTAATACGTCGAAGGAGATAAAGTTGGGACTGTGTAATCTCGTAAACTTGGAGACCTTAGAGAATTTCTCAACAGAGAATAGCAGCTTAGAGGATCTTCGTGGTATGGTAAGTTTGAGGACTCTCACCATTGGTTTATTTAAGCACATTAGTAAAGAGACTCTGTTTGCATCAATACTTGGGATGAGGCACCTGGAAAATCTTAGCATAAGGACACCAGACGGGTCTTCAAAGTTTAAAAGGATAATGGAAGATGGAATCGTATTGGATGCCATTCATCTAAAACAATTGAATTTGAGGTTATATATGCCAAAGTTACCTGATGAACAACACTTCCCTTCTCACCTTACAAGCATATCTCTAGATGGTTGTTGTTTGGTGGAGGATCCGTTACCGATTCTAGAGAAATTACTTGAGTTGAAAGAGGTTCGTTTAGACTTTCGAGCTTTCTGTGGGAAGAGAATGGTTAGCTCGGACGGTGGGTTTCCTCAATTGCACAGGCTATATATATGGGGATTAGCTGAGTGGGAAGAGTGGATAGTAGAAGAAGGCTCCATGCCACGTCTTCATACTCTGACTATATGGAATTGTCAAAAATTAAAGCAGCTTCCTGATGGTTTGCGATTCATCTATTCTATAAAAGATTTGGATATGGACAAGAAATGGAAGGAAATATTGTcagaaggaggagaagaataTTACAAAGTCCAACACATTCCTTCTGTTAAATTCGAAAAGGACTACAAATAA
- a CDS encoding Disease resistance protein (CC-NBS-LRR class) family, with translation MVEAIVSFGVEKLWDRLTQEYEQFQGVEDRIAELKSNLNLLKSFLKDAEAKKNTSQMVRHCVEEIKEIVYDTENMIETFILKEAARKRSGIIRRITKLTCIKVHRWEFASDIGGISKRISKVIQDMHSFGVQQMISDGSQSSHLLQEREREMRQTFSRGYESDFVGLEVNVKKLVGYLVEEDDIQIVSVTGMGGLGKTTLARQVFNHEDVKHQFDRLAWVCVSQEFTRKNVWQMILQNLTSRETKDEILQMEEAELHDELFQLLETSKSLIVFDDIWKEEDWGLINPIFPPKKGWKVLITSRTETIAMHGNRRYVNFKPECLTILESWILFQRIAMPRVDESEFKVDKEMEMMGKQMIKYCGGLPLAVKVLGGLLAAKYTFHDWKRLSENIGCHIVGRTDFSDGNNSSVYHVLSLSFEELPSYLKHCFLYLAHFPEDHNIKVEKLSYCWAAEGILEPRHYHGQTIRDVGESYIEELVRRNMVIAERDVTTLRFEACHLHDMMREVCLLKAKEENFVQIASILPPTANSQYPGTSRRFVSQNPTTLHVSRDINNPKLQSLLIVWENRRKSWKLLGSSFIRLELLRVLDLYKAKFEGRNLPSGIGKLIHLRYLNLDLARVSRLPSSLGNLRLLIYLDINVCTKSLFVPNCLMGMHELRYLRLPFNTSKEIKLGLCNLVNLETLENFSTENSSLEDLRGMVSLRTLTIGLFKHISKETLFASILGMRHLENLSIRTPDGSSKFKRIMEDGIVLDAIHLKQLNLRLYMPKLPDEQHFPSHLTSISLDGCCLVEDPLPILEKLLELKEVRLDFRAFCGKRMVSSDGGFPQLHRLYIWGLAEWEEWIVEEGSMPRLHTLTIWNCQKLKQLPDGLRFIYSIKDLDMDKKWKEILSEGGEEYYKVQHIPSVKFEKDYK, from the exons ATGGTCGAGGCAATTGTTTcatttggagtagaaaagcTTTGGGACCGACTGACCCAAGAATACGAGCAATTTCAAGGAGTTGAAGATCGAATAGCTGAACTAAAAAGTAATCTAAACTTGTTAAAGTCCTTTTTGAAAGATGCAGAAGCCAAGAAAAATACAAGTCAGATGGTGCGACATTGTGTTGAAGAGATTAAAGAAATTGTTTATGATACGGAGAATATGATCGAAACGTTTATTCTCAAAGAAGCAGCCCGAAAAAGAAGTGGCATCATCAGGCGTATCACAAAACTAACTTGCATTAAAGTGCATCGTTGGGAATTTGCGTCCGATATTGGAGGCATAAGTAAGAGGATCTCTAAGGTGATTCAAGACATGCATAGTTTTGGAGTACAACAGATGATTTCCGATGGTAGTCAGTCTTCACATCTActacaagaaagagaaagggagATGCGACAAACGTTTTCTAGGGGTTACGAAAGCGACTTTGTGGGGTTGGAGGTAAATGTTAAGAAACTGGTTGGATATTTGGTGGAGGAAGATGACATTCAAATTGTTTCGGTAACCGGGATGGGAGGTCTTGGTAAAACCACCCTTGCAAGACAAGTTTTTAACCATGAGGATGTTAAACATCAGTTTGATAGACTCGCATGGGTGTGTGTCTCACAAGAGTTTACTCGGAAAAATGTATGGCAAATGATCTTGCAGAATCTAACCTCTAGAGAAACGAAAGATGAAATCTTGCAAATGGAAGAAGCTGAACTCCATGATGAACTCTTTCAGCTATTGGAGACATCTAAatcattaattgtttttgatgacatatggaaagaagaagactgggGCCTAATCAATCCAATatttccaccaaaaaaag GTTGGAAGGTGTTGATTACATCTCGAACAGAGACTATCGCAATGCATGGAAATAGAAGATATGTCAACTTTAAACCAGAATGCCTAACTATTCTAGAGAGTTGGATACTTTTCCAAAGAATTGCAATGCCAAGGGTAGATGAATCAG AATTCAAGGTTGATAAGGAAATGGAAATGATGGGTAAGCAAATGATTAAATATTGTGGAGGACTACCATTGGCCGTCAAAGTGTTGGGAGGGTTGTTAGCTGCAAAATACACTTTTCATGATTGGAAACGATTATCTGAGAATATTGGATGTCATATCGTGGGAAGAACCGATTTCAGTGACGGTAACAACAGTTCAGTTTACCATGTATTGTCTCTGAGCTTTGAAGAGTTGCCTAGTTATTTGAAGCATTGCTTCCTCTACTTGGCCCATTTTCCAGAAGATCATAACATAAAGGTAGAAAAATTGTCTTATTGTTGGGCTGCTGAAGGAATATTAGAACCTCGACATTACCATGGACAGACTATTCGAGATGTTGGAGAAAGCTACATAGAGGAGTTAGTGAGGAGAAATATGGTTATTGCCGAAAGAGATGTTACGACTTTGAGATTTGAAGCTTGTCATTTGCATGACATGATGAGAgaagtttgtttgttaaaagcCAAAGAAGAGAACTTCGTTCAAATCGCAAGTATCCTCCCTCCAACCGCAAACTCGCAATATCCTGGTACATCTCGCAGATTTGTCTCACAAAATCCTACTACATTACATGTTAGTAGAGATATAAATAATCCAAAACTTCAATCTCTCCTTATTGTATGGGAgaacagaagaaagagttgGAAGCTATTAGGTTCAAGCTTTATAAGGTTAGAACTACTGAGGGTATTAGATCTCTATAAAGCCAAGTTTGAAGGGAGAAATTTACCTTCTGGCATTGGAAAGCTCATCCACTTGAGATACTTGAACTTAGATTTGGCTCGTGTATCTCGTCTACCTTCTTCTCTAGGAAACCTAAGGTTGCTGATCTATCTAGACATAAATGTATGCACGAAATCTCTATTCGTGCCCAATTGCTTGATGGGGATGCATGAATTAAGATACCTTAGACTACCATTTAATACGTCGAAGGAGATAAAGTTGGGACTGTGTAATCTCGTAAACTTGGAGACCTTAGAGAATTTCTCAACAGAGAATAGCAGCTTAGAGGATCTTCGTGGTATGGTAAGTTTGAGGACTCTCACCATTGGTTTATTTAAGCACATTAGTAAAGAGACTCTGTTTGCATCAATACTTGGGATGAGGCACCTGGAAAATCTTAGCATAAGGACACCAGACGGGTCTTCAAAGTTTAAAAGGATAATGGAAGATGGAATCGTATTGGATGCCATTCATCTAAAACAATTGAATTTGAGGTTATATATGCCAAAGTTACCTGATGAACAACACTTCCCTTCTCACCTTACAAGCATATCTCTAGATGGTTGTTGTTTGGTGGAGGATCCGTTACCGATTCTAGAGAAATTACTTGAGTTGAAAGAGGTTCGTTTAGACTTTCGAGCTTTCTGTGGGAAGAGAATGGTTAGCTCGGACGGTGGGTTTCCTCAATTGCACAGGCTATATATATGGGGATTAGCTGAGTGGGAAGAGTGGATAGTAGAAGAAGGCTCCATGCCACGTCTTCATACTCTGACTATATGGAATTGTCAAAAATTAAAGCAGCTTCCTGATGGTTTGCGATTCATCTATTCTATAAAAGATTTGGATATGGACAAGAAATGGAAGGAAATATTGTcagaaggaggagaagaataTTACAAAGTCCAACACATTCCTTCTGTTAAATTCGAAAAGGACTACAAATAA